In Paenibacillus hexagrammi, the following are encoded in one genomic region:
- the ruvA gene encoding Holliday junction branch migration protein RuvA, with the protein MIDFVRGKVAFRESEYAVIDVHGVGYRVFCPNPYALSHKEDEDVTLYIHYHVREDAHLLFGFPTREEQSLFRLLLDVTGIGPKVALGILAGGGRPENVINAISQENVAFLTKLPGIGKKTAQRIILDLKDKLSHVSGSIVLETSIHLGASAGSSVMEGGKAWSEAKEALMALGYTETETDKTWAQIKLKVSDSDSVDVLMKLALQALYTM; encoded by the coding sequence ATGATTGATTTTGTTCGAGGGAAGGTTGCGTTTCGCGAAAGCGAATACGCCGTCATTGATGTGCATGGCGTAGGCTACCGGGTGTTCTGTCCGAATCCTTATGCGCTATCGCATAAAGAAGATGAGGATGTTACGCTGTACATCCATTATCATGTGCGCGAAGACGCGCATTTGCTGTTTGGTTTCCCAACACGTGAGGAGCAGTCGTTATTTCGGCTATTGCTCGATGTTACAGGCATAGGGCCTAAGGTTGCGTTGGGTATACTGGCAGGTGGAGGCAGGCCGGAAAATGTGATTAATGCAATTAGTCAAGAGAATGTTGCTTTTCTGACGAAGCTGCCTGGCATCGGGAAGAAGACAGCGCAGCGGATTATTCTGGATCTGAAGGACAAGCTCAGCCATGTCAGCGGCTCGATCGTACTTGAGACTTCCATTCATTTGGGAGCGTCCGCTGGCTCGTCAGTCATGGAAGGCGGTAAAGCCTGGTCTGAAGCGAAGGAAGCGTTGATGGCGCTTGGATATACGGAGACAGAGACCGATAAAACATGGGCTCAAATTAAGCTGAAGGTTTCTGATTCTGATTCCGTGGATGTTCTTATGAAGCTTGCCCTGCAAGCCTTATATACGATGTAA
- the ruvC gene encoding crossover junction endodeoxyribonuclease RuvC translates to MRILGIDPGIAIVGFGFIDKLGSKLVPVQYGSIQTEAHTDPSIRLREVYEATQQLIDKYKPDAMAIEKLFFNRNVTTAFTVAQARGVMILAGVQAGLTIAEYTPLQVKQAVVGYGKAEKHQVQEMVKMFLKLSAVPKPDDVADALAVAVCHAHSSSMQTMINKVVKR, encoded by the coding sequence GTGCGCATTCTAGGAATTGATCCGGGGATAGCCATCGTTGGTTTTGGCTTTATCGACAAGCTCGGCAGCAAGCTGGTTCCTGTACAGTATGGATCCATTCAGACGGAAGCGCATACGGACCCCTCCATTCGTTTGAGGGAAGTATATGAGGCGACTCAGCAGCTAATCGACAAATACAAGCCGGATGCGATGGCGATAGAGAAATTATTTTTTAACCGCAACGTGACAACGGCTTTTACGGTTGCTCAGGCTAGAGGGGTTATGATTTTGGCAGGTGTCCAGGCAGGACTCACGATTGCCGAATATACACCTCTGCAGGTGAAGCAAGCAGTAGTTGGCTACGGGAAAGCAGAGAAGCATCAGGTTCAGGAAATGGTAAAGATGTTCCTGAAGCTTTCAGCGGTACCTAAGCCGGATGATGTGGCCGATGCACTTGCTGTTGCAGTGTGTCACGCCCACTCATCCTCCATGCAAACGATGATAAATAAGGTCGTGAAACGATGA
- a CDS encoding BofC C-terminal domain-containing protein, giving the protein MNVQRFFKHLKKKLRWKRNWLALGMFVFVCGAGYLLVASGFEGQQRDKPGILARMTMGSVKPEEDLKWQKSIAAIKGITDSRDTYLLKSYVCGEERQALGHLTSEQMLSEFTKHPDWTLDINAQGEVTFTEQVEDLSPNCKENAVFSLDESGNLSLFQGTPSKENVIRTFFQLNIQHLESSLPSETVKQLREGIRISDMEEYNSVISTFSDYAVEESAGAMSHPVEK; this is encoded by the coding sequence TTGAATGTACAGAGGTTCTTTAAGCATTTGAAAAAAAAGCTGCGTTGGAAACGGAATTGGTTGGCGCTGGGTATGTTTGTATTCGTTTGCGGGGCTGGCTATTTGCTGGTTGCTTCTGGGTTCGAGGGGCAGCAGAGGGATAAGCCTGGGATTCTGGCCCGCATGACGATGGGCTCGGTGAAGCCGGAGGAAGATTTGAAATGGCAAAAGTCCATTGCCGCCATAAAAGGAATTACGGACAGCCGGGATACCTATCTGCTTAAATCGTATGTATGCGGTGAGGAACGGCAAGCATTGGGTCATCTGACATCTGAGCAAATGCTGTCGGAGTTTACCAAGCATCCCGATTGGACACTTGATATTAACGCGCAGGGAGAAGTGACCTTTACCGAGCAGGTCGAAGACTTGTCTCCGAATTGCAAGGAAAATGCAGTGTTCAGCTTAGACGAGAGCGGCAATTTGTCATTATTTCAGGGGACACCAAGCAAGGAGAATGTGATTCGAACGTTTTTCCAGCTAAACATCCAACATTTGGAGAGCAGCCTGCCTAGCGAGACGGTCAAACAGCTAAGAGAGGGCATTCGCATCTCGGATATGGAAGAATATAATAGTGTGATTTCAACATTCAGCGATTATGCGGTCGAAGAAAGCGCAGGGGCTATGTCCCATCCAGTTGAGAAGTAA
- the sigW gene encoding RNA polymerase sigma factor SigW: protein MNVAELQLIQLSRTGDRNAFVELVELYRSKIQRLAFRMLHNKPDSEDIVQETFIRVYLNLNHYDESQSFSTWIYRIGKNVCIDLLRKKKPVHSLDAELSEQDDDYSYYSKLASGDISPEHAVLQSEVQEHVQKSISKLADKYKSVITLYYLEELSLQEISEKLDLPVTTVKTRLHRGRELLRKKWGMNFIVSLLTFFTIGVFV from the coding sequence ATGAACGTAGCAGAGCTTCAATTGATACAGCTGTCGCGTACAGGTGACAGAAATGCTTTCGTAGAATTGGTGGAATTGTATCGCAGTAAAATCCAGAGACTTGCCTTTCGGATGCTGCATAACAAACCGGATTCAGAGGACATCGTACAGGAGACTTTTATCCGCGTCTATTTGAATTTGAACCATTACGATGAGAGTCAAAGCTTCTCCACCTGGATCTACAGGATCGGCAAGAACGTATGCATTGACCTGCTTCGCAAAAAGAAACCCGTCCATTCACTAGACGCAGAATTATCGGAGCAGGATGACGATTACAGTTATTACAGCAAGCTGGCCAGCGGTGACATATCTCCCGAGCACGCGGTGCTGCAATCCGAAGTTCAGGAGCATGTACAGAAATCGATCAGCAAGCTGGCCGACAAGTACAAGAGCGTCATCACTTTGTATTATCTAGAGGAGTTGTCCTTGCAGGAAATAAGCGAGAAGCTGGACCTGCCTGTTACTACAGTGAAAACGCGTCTGCACCGTGGACGCGAGCTGCTTCGGAAGAAATGGGGCATGAACTTTATTGTAAGTCTTCTTACCTTCTTCACAATCGGAGTTTTTGTATAA
- a CDS encoding LysM peptidoglycan-binding domain-containing protein, whose translation MKIHIVKKGDTLYELAKKYNVELDEIIALNPQIADPNAIDVGMKVKIPSKPKPMAPPVDFAYKHVVQQGDSLWKLGKAWDIPLHEMIKANPQLKNPNVLMTGEVVYIPKMGAGEAGQPSPSKPSTEPIVQQPVEQMPIAESPVPMTPSMGTAPIMPPSMPMTPSMPMQNPMMPMTPSMSMQNPMMPMTPSMSMQNPMMPMSPMQPSTMPLAPMMDHTPYQQTPDWNVTPPVAESQSQPDMEFGLSEPYTQAVHPFKSFHIKATEVIAYPESEEPVEAGALPDWAEMSHMQQAQQMPAMPQMPQMPHMQQMQQMQQMPHMQQMQQMPNMQQMPEMPDMTQAAHMQQMPWEGAEVKSTDDMLHTPWNPAGQMPWPEMPHDEAPWSGVPAEGPAGAFPFSDGGCGCGGHMTPAEPWQGQQPGMVTHYPPVVMPMGMPQSPFPPAGFPMSHDGAAYPPGMMPAYGATHQYPYQMPYYPPAQEAGAAHMPQVQTHELAEETNKEETIEIDIREDKKSGKAARSGANSTRKARSSSKSPLQNFVNKQQFRTERVEPKPNLPWINV comes from the coding sequence TTGAAAATCCATATTGTCAAAAAAGGCGATACCCTGTACGAACTTGCTAAAAAGTATAACGTGGAGCTGGATGAAATCATCGCTCTGAATCCGCAGATCGCGGACCCAAATGCCATTGATGTCGGCATGAAAGTGAAAATACCTTCCAAGCCGAAGCCGATGGCGCCGCCTGTTGACTTCGCGTATAAGCATGTTGTTCAGCAAGGGGATAGCTTATGGAAGCTTGGAAAGGCATGGGATATTCCGCTTCATGAAATGATTAAAGCGAATCCCCAATTGAAAAACCCGAATGTATTAATGACCGGAGAGGTCGTGTACATCCCTAAAATGGGAGCAGGGGAGGCTGGGCAGCCGTCTCCATCCAAGCCGTCGACAGAGCCCATCGTGCAGCAGCCCGTGGAGCAGATGCCGATAGCTGAGAGTCCTGTGCCGATGACACCAAGCATGGGAACAGCACCGATTATGCCTCCGTCCATGCCGATGACACCTTCGATGCCCATGCAAAACCCTATGATGCCGATGACACCGTCGATGTCCATGCAGAATCCTATGATGCCGATGACGCCGTCGATGTCCATGCAAAACCCTATGATGCCGATGTCACCAATGCAGCCTTCTACGATGCCTTTAGCACCGATGATGGATCATACGCCTTATCAGCAAACACCGGACTGGAATGTAACACCTCCTGTTGCGGAGAGCCAGTCTCAGCCCGATATGGAATTCGGACTAAGTGAACCCTATACACAAGCGGTACATCCTTTCAAAAGCTTCCACATAAAAGCGACAGAAGTGATCGCTTACCCTGAATCGGAAGAGCCTGTTGAAGCTGGTGCTCTGCCTGACTGGGCGGAAATGTCGCACATGCAGCAGGCGCAGCAAATGCCGGCTATGCCCCAAATGCCGCAAATGCCGCACATGCAGCAGATGCAACAGATGCAACAGATGCCTCACATGCAGCAGATGCAACAGATGCCGAATATGCAGCAGATGCCGGAAATGCCGGATATGACGCAAGCAGCGCACATGCAGCAGATGCCATGGGAAGGCGCAGAAGTGAAGTCGACCGATGACATGCTGCATACGCCATGGAACCCAGCAGGACAAATGCCGTGGCCGGAAATGCCGCACGATGAGGCTCCGTGGTCAGGTGTTCCGGCAGAAGGGCCAGCAGGGGCATTTCCATTTAGCGACGGAGGATGTGGTTGTGGCGGACACATGACACCTGCGGAGCCTTGGCAAGGTCAGCAGCCGGGTATGGTAACTCATTATCCGCCAGTTGTGATGCCGATGGGCATGCCGCAAAGTCCATTCCCGCCTGCTGGCTTCCCTATGTCGCACGATGGAGCGGCATATCCCCCTGGAATGATGCCGGCATATGGCGCGACGCATCAATATCCATACCAAATGCCTTATTACCCGCCTGCTCAGGAAGCTGGAGCTGCGCACATGCCACAGGTCCAGACTCACGAGCTCGCAGAAGAGACGAACAAGGAAGAAACAATAGAAATTGATATTCGAGAAGATAAAAAGAGCGGGAAAGCAGCCAGGAGCGGAGCGAACAGTACAAGGAAAGCGAGAAGCTCCAGCAAATCCCCATTACAAAATTTTGTAAATAAACAGCAGTTTCGTACGGAGAGAGTAGAACCAAAACCGAACCTACCGTGGATTAACGTGTAG
- the pheA gene encoding prephenate dehydratase has translation MKKVALLGPNTFSEEATRHFLGEEAFEYVPFKLISDVFMATASGETDLSVIPIENTLEGSVHLHVDWLVHEVDLPIRAEYVFPIDMNLIGFPQPNPEPDASNPYSHIRKVLSHHVVPAQCSKFFKKYLSGAEFEAVSSTAEGVRLATVQNDSTVAAIGPAVAAASYKVPILQKEIQDHKDNMTRFLLVGKEAEELPESDKMKTTILVTLPEDYPGALHQVLSAFAWRRINLSKIESKPTKKKLGNYYFYIDIQGALDSVLLQAAIQEIEAIGCQSRILGSYPSYLFTSKSEA, from the coding sequence ATGAAAAAAGTCGCGCTCTTAGGTCCGAATACATTCTCGGAGGAAGCAACTCGGCATTTCCTCGGAGAAGAAGCATTTGAGTACGTTCCGTTTAAACTGATTTCCGATGTATTTATGGCTACGGCATCCGGAGAAACCGACCTCAGCGTCATTCCTATAGAGAATACGCTGGAGGGATCCGTGCATTTGCATGTGGACTGGCTGGTTCATGAAGTCGATTTGCCGATCCGTGCTGAATATGTATTCCCGATTGACATGAACTTGATCGGTTTTCCTCAGCCAAACCCGGAGCCGGATGCTTCTAATCCTTATTCGCACATTCGCAAAGTGCTTTCCCACCATGTCGTGCCTGCGCAGTGCAGCAAATTTTTTAAGAAGTATTTAAGTGGTGCGGAATTTGAGGCAGTGAGCAGTACGGCTGAAGGTGTAAGGCTAGCGACGGTTCAAAATGACTCGACGGTTGCGGCTATCGGCCCTGCAGTTGCAGCTGCGAGCTACAAGGTGCCCATCCTGCAAAAGGAAATTCAAGATCACAAAGACAACATGACCCGATTCCTGTTAGTAGGCAAGGAAGCCGAGGAGCTTCCGGAATCGGACAAGATGAAGACGACGATACTGGTGACTTTGCCTGAAGATTACCCAGGCGCGCTGCATCAAGTATTGTCTGCCTTCGCCTGGAGACGAATCAATCTATCCAAGATCGAATCAAAGCCAACGAAGAAGAAGCTTGGCAATTACTACTTTTACATTGATATTCAAGGAGCTTTAGACTCTGTGCTTCTGCAAGCAGCTATACAGGAAATCGAGGCAATTGGCTGCCAATCGCGAATTTTGGGAAGCTATCCCAGCTATTTGTTTACAAGTAAATCCGAGGCGTGA
- the thrB gene encoding homoserine kinase, producing the protein MRKVRVKVPASTANLGPGFDSLGMALNLYAWIDMAIAEKTSFHLIGDQMKGLPTDKSNLIYKVAQMVFEEAGVHHPELEIAMYSDIPLTRGLGSSASAIVGALAAANALVDNKLSNDQLFQIATRLEKHPDNVGASLFGGIVVAFWDGDRAEYIRLEPDEHLEALVAIPAFQLSTEKARGVMPQQVSMKDAVFNLSHSSLLVAALSTGNLDMIRHAMKDALHQPYRAPLIPGMSKILEEAVQHGALGAALSGAGPTILTLMDSRSGRKEELEAFLKDTLKAEHIEAEALWLKPSREGVTVQFIGADDAQLSEMIKNQGVRC; encoded by the coding sequence ATGCGTAAGGTAAGAGTGAAGGTTCCAGCCAGCACTGCTAATTTGGGACCGGGATTTGATTCTTTAGGTATGGCATTAAATTTATATGCCTGGATCGATATGGCGATTGCGGAGAAAACATCCTTTCACTTGATCGGTGATCAAATGAAAGGACTTCCAACTGACAAAAGCAATTTAATCTACAAAGTAGCTCAAATGGTGTTTGAAGAGGCCGGGGTTCATCACCCCGAGCTTGAGATTGCCATGTACAGCGACATCCCGCTCACACGCGGACTAGGCAGCAGCGCTTCCGCCATTGTCGGTGCGTTGGCAGCAGCTAATGCATTAGTTGATAACAAGCTCTCAAACGATCAGCTGTTTCAGATTGCGACCCGATTGGAGAAGCACCCTGACAATGTAGGGGCCAGCTTGTTTGGAGGTATCGTGGTTGCTTTCTGGGATGGAGACCGGGCGGAGTACATTCGTTTAGAGCCTGACGAACACTTGGAAGCCCTAGTGGCCATTCCGGCCTTTCAGCTGTCTACCGAAAAGGCGAGAGGCGTCATGCCACAGCAGGTTTCCATGAAAGATGCCGTATTCAACCTCAGTCATTCTTCGCTGCTTGTCGCAGCGCTAAGCACAGGCAATCTGGATATGATTCGCCACGCGATGAAGGATGCGCTGCATCAGCCATACCGTGCGCCACTGATTCCCGGTATGAGCAAAATACTGGAAGAAGCGGTTCAGCACGGAGCCTTAGGCGCGGCTCTTAGCGGTGCGGGTCCGACGATCCTAACGCTTATGGACAGCCGCAGCGGCCGCAAGGAAGAGCTGGAAGCGTTCCTGAAGGATACGTTGAAAGCGGAACATATTGAAGCTGAGGCGTTATGGCTGAAGCCTAGCCGTGAAGGGGTTACGGTACAATTCATCGGAGCTGATGATGCTCAGCTAAGTGAGATGATTAAGAATCAAGGTGTGCGTTGTTAG
- a CDS encoding homoserine dehydrogenase codes for MKPIKVGLLGLGTVGTGVVRIVEGHQEDLLRQTGSPIEIAKILVQDKSKSRSITVDQDKLTENAWDVINDPDIDVVVEVMGGVSSTKEHILTALNNGKHIVTANKDLMALHGAEILAKAAEKGCDVFYEASVAGGIPIIRALVEGFSSDRITKIMGIVNGTTNYILTKMSQEGAAYADVLKEAQELGYAEADPTSDVEGLDAARKMTILSTLGFHANVALSDVEVKGISQVSKEDIQYGKKLGYEVKLLGIAENHDGHISVSVQPTMVKSSHPIASVNGVFNAVYVYGEAVGETMFYGPGAGELPTATSVVADLVAVARNIKLGVNGRTVLAPYKEKKLKTDEQIESKNFILLHVEDKAGVLAQITQIFAQHDVSLESVFQHPNTSNPKAEIIIITHDANQASMKNVLKQFESMDVIHSIKSVYRVEG; via the coding sequence ATGAAACCGATTAAAGTAGGATTGCTTGGACTGGGCACTGTTGGAACTGGTGTAGTCCGAATCGTAGAAGGACATCAGGAGGATTTACTGCGCCAAACAGGCTCACCGATTGAGATTGCCAAAATTCTTGTTCAAGATAAAAGCAAGAGCCGGAGTATTACTGTTGATCAGGACAAGCTCACAGAGAACGCATGGGATGTCATTAATGATCCGGACATTGATGTTGTCGTAGAAGTAATGGGCGGAGTGAGCTCAACGAAAGAGCACATCCTGACAGCACTCAATAACGGTAAGCACATCGTTACAGCTAATAAAGATTTGATGGCGCTGCACGGCGCCGAAATTTTGGCTAAGGCTGCTGAAAAAGGCTGCGATGTCTTCTATGAAGCGAGCGTTGCTGGAGGCATCCCGATTATCCGTGCGCTGGTAGAGGGCTTCTCTTCCGATCGTATCACAAAAATTATGGGAATCGTGAACGGCACAACCAACTACATTTTAACGAAAATGAGTCAAGAAGGGGCGGCTTATGCCGATGTCCTGAAAGAAGCTCAGGAGCTTGGTTACGCCGAAGCTGACCCGACTTCTGATGTGGAAGGCTTGGATGCAGCACGTAAAATGACGATCCTTTCGACACTGGGTTTCCATGCGAATGTAGCACTCAGTGATGTAGAGGTAAAAGGAATTTCGCAAGTAAGCAAAGAGGATATCCAATACGGTAAAAAGCTGGGTTATGAAGTAAAGCTGCTCGGAATCGCTGAAAATCATGACGGACATATTTCCGTAAGTGTTCAGCCGACTATGGTGAAGAGCTCGCATCCAATCGCTTCGGTTAACGGCGTATTCAATGCCGTATACGTGTACGGTGAAGCTGTGGGGGAAACCATGTTTTACGGTCCGGGTGCCGGAGAGCTTCCGACCGCTACTTCCGTAGTTGCGGATTTAGTTGCTGTTGCCAGAAATATCAAGCTGGGCGTTAACGGAAGAACGGTTCTGGCTCCTTATAAAGAAAAGAAGCTCAAAACGGACGAACAAATTGAATCCAAGAACTTCATCCTGCTGCATGTTGAGGATAAGGCCGGCGTTCTGGCTCAAATTACACAAATTTTTGCCCAGCATGACGTTAGTCTGGAGTCTGTGTTCCAGCATCCGAATACGAGCAATCCGAAAGCGGAAATCATTATCATTACGCACGACGCGAACCAGGCCAGCATGAAGAACGTGCTTAAGCAATTTGAATCCATGGACGTGATTCATTCCATCAAAAGCGTTTATCGCGTAGAGGGGTGA
- a CDS encoding ACT domain-containing protein, with product MVSDSKELFDPSKQAGHERYYLIREDILPEGVLKTVQAKELLARGEVKTIHDAVEQVGLSRSAFYKYRDGIHTLSKLERERIVTISMDLEHRSGILSRVLAMIAQLEGNVLTIHQTIPLQGMANVVISVETSSMGEEIRELLNRFEAQEGVRRAVIIGQGS from the coding sequence TTGGTATCTGACAGTAAGGAACTATTTGATCCTAGTAAACAGGCGGGTCACGAACGGTATTATTTGATCCGGGAGGATATATTGCCCGAAGGTGTGCTGAAGACCGTGCAGGCCAAGGAGCTTCTTGCACGCGGGGAAGTGAAGACCATTCACGATGCCGTTGAGCAGGTTGGTTTGAGCCGCAGCGCTTTTTATAAATACAGGGACGGTATACACACGTTAAGCAAGCTGGAAAGGGAGCGCATCGTCACTATTTCCATGGACCTGGAGCACAGGTCTGGCATTCTTTCTCGAGTGCTTGCGATGATTGCCCAGCTGGAAGGAAACGTGCTAACGATTCATCAGACGATTCCCTTGCAAGGAATGGCTAACGTTGTGATTTCCGTAGAAACCTCTTCGATGGGGGAAGAAATACGTGAGCTACTGAATCGCTTTGAGGCGCAAGAAGGCGTAAGACGCGCTGTCATTATTGGTCAGGGCAGCTAG
- a CDS encoding NUDIX domain-containing protein: MITLRLMSTALLWNSRNELLMMKRSLTRTLSPGLWAAVGGHLEPSELSDPRTACLREIYEETGIEADEIADLHMQYVLLRLNGQEIRQQFFYIGYTDSNPRIVTHEGDLFWIPRDEVLERPMPFIFRRLLEHYFQTGDTSHPWVGSAGLDEQHGDPTVHWKPLLDPSQV; encoded by the coding sequence TTGATTACACTGCGCTTGATGTCCACGGCGCTCTTATGGAACAGCCGCAATGAGCTTCTTATGATGAAACGATCTTTAACCCGTACCTTGTCCCCCGGACTTTGGGCCGCTGTCGGAGGCCATCTTGAGCCGTCAGAGCTCAGTGATCCTCGGACTGCATGCTTAAGAGAAATTTATGAGGAAACCGGCATCGAAGCCGATGAAATCGCCGATTTGCATATGCAATACGTTCTGCTTCGGCTTAACGGACAAGAAATTCGCCAGCAGTTTTTCTATATCGGGTACACCGATAGTAACCCTCGAATTGTGACGCACGAAGGAGACCTATTCTGGATACCCCGGGATGAGGTCCTGGAACGACCCATGCCTTTTATTTTCCGGCGTCTCCTTGAACACTATTTTCAGACAGGCGACACCTCTCACCCTTGGGTCGGGAGCGCCGGTCTCGACGAGCAGCATGGAGATCCTACCGTTCATTGGAAGCCGCTGCTTGATCCATCACAAGTATAA
- a CDS encoding C40 family peptidase, whose amino-acid sequence MKKQLLTFMLVPALAFGAITAAPPKQALAASTSGQIVSSVSFRQSPDQNSSRIRYLKAGEQVTILEKTNNWWYKVQDSTGRVGYVSTSDKYIHASTSSQSSSSSQAASGNGRIVSSVNFHTEPNANSSRIRYLKTGETVQVLEKVNDWWYKVKASDGREGYISTSSKYIQTSGVASGGSSGGSSNSGSSSSNLSVSEKAQKVIAAGKKYLGTPYEYGSSRSNTSTFDCSDFVRQAFLDGIGLTLPSDSRAQGNYVKANGSTTTDWHNLKPGDLMFFMDYKGTSASAYSGVNKSKATISHVAIYLGDGKILHTYSKDSGGVRIDSIEGRHWEYRFLFGGSAM is encoded by the coding sequence TCCGCCTAAGCAGGCATTAGCTGCATCTACATCGGGGCAGATTGTAAGCAGCGTAAGTTTCAGACAAAGTCCTGATCAGAATTCCTCTCGTATTCGTTATTTGAAAGCAGGCGAGCAGGTAACCATCCTGGAGAAGACGAACAATTGGTGGTATAAGGTTCAAGATTCAACCGGTCGAGTCGGTTACGTTTCTACAAGCGATAAATATATCCATGCCAGCACAAGCTCGCAAAGCTCATCCTCCAGTCAAGCCGCATCGGGCAATGGACGGATCGTATCTAGCGTGAATTTCCATACTGAACCAAATGCAAATTCCAGCCGTATCCGCTATTTGAAGACTGGAGAGACTGTTCAAGTTTTGGAGAAGGTGAACGATTGGTGGTATAAGGTCAAGGCATCCGACGGCCGTGAAGGCTACATCAGCACCAGTTCAAAATACATACAGACGTCAGGTGTGGCGTCTGGCGGCTCTAGCGGAGGGAGCTCTAATTCCGGTTCAAGCTCGAGTAACTTGTCTGTCAGTGAGAAAGCACAGAAGGTTATTGCAGCGGGCAAGAAGTATCTGGGCACACCTTATGAATATGGTTCAAGCAGATCCAATACCAGCACGTTTGATTGCTCCGATTTTGTCAGACAAGCGTTCCTGGATGGAATTGGCTTGACACTGCCAAGCGACTCGAGAGCACAAGGGAATTATGTGAAAGCCAATGGGTCAACAACGACGGATTGGCACAACTTGAAGCCCGGAGATCTGATGTTCTTTATGGATTACAAAGGAACAAGCGCATCCGCGTATTCAGGAGTTAACAAATCAAAAGCTACTATATCCCACGTGGCCATCTATCTGGGAGACGGTAAAATTCTTCATACGTATTCCAAGGATAGCGGTGGAGTTCGCATTGACTCCATTGAAGGACGCCATTGGGAGTACAGATTCCTCTTCGGTGGAAGCGCCATGTAA